In a genomic window of Streptomyces noursei ATCC 11455:
- the purQ gene encoding phosphoribosylformylglycinamidine synthase subunit PurQ — protein MTARVGVITFPGTLDDRDTQRAVRAAGAEAVPLWHRDKDLHQVDAVVLPGGFSYGDYLRAGAISRFSPVMGTVIEQARAGMPVLGICNGFQVLTETHLLPGAMLRNNHLHFICRDQKLRVENAATAWTSDYAQGQEISIPLKNIDGRYVADERTLDMLEAEGRVAFRYVTDGPTADGYGNPNGSLRDIAGITNEAGNVVGLMPHPEHAVEPLIGTGRTDGLGFFTSILKKLVNA, from the coding sequence ATGACAGCTCGGGTCGGAGTCATCACCTTCCCCGGCACGCTCGACGACCGCGACACCCAGCGCGCGGTCCGGGCGGCCGGGGCCGAGGCGGTGCCGCTGTGGCACCGCGACAAGGACCTCCACCAGGTCGACGCCGTGGTCCTGCCCGGCGGGTTCTCGTACGGTGACTACCTGCGGGCCGGCGCGATCTCCCGGTTCTCGCCGGTGATGGGGACCGTGATCGAACAGGCCCGGGCGGGGATGCCGGTCCTGGGCATCTGCAACGGCTTCCAGGTCCTCACCGAGACCCACCTGCTGCCCGGCGCGATGCTGCGCAACAACCACCTGCATTTCATCTGCCGCGACCAGAAGCTGCGGGTGGAGAACGCCGCGACCGCCTGGACCAGCGACTACGCGCAGGGCCAGGAGATCAGCATTCCGCTGAAGAACATCGACGGCCGTTATGTCGCCGACGAGCGGACGCTGGACATGCTGGAGGCCGAGGGCCGGGTGGCCTTCCGCTACGTCACCGACGGCCCGACCGCCGACGGGTACGGAAACCCCAACGGTTCGCTCCGCGACATCGCCGGCATCACCAACGAGGCGGGCAATGTCGTCGGCCTGATGCCGCACCCCGAGCACGCCGTCGAGCCGCTCATCGGCACCGGCCGCACCGACGGCCTCGGGTTCTTCACCTCGATCCTGAAGAAGCTGGTCAACGCATGA
- a CDS encoding N,N-dimethylformamidase beta subunit family domain-containing protein — translation MATEQIRRWESGALAHAVTDPFGQGPLPWLRGSETYFDSGRIIPWYVDPAIAHGDLRLPAPRKHNGPRTADDVHRQIKGFAVPGAVAPGEAIDFRVSVDPPQPFSIDVYRIGHYAGAGAAKITTSPRLAGIVQPAPLLVGRTVSCHHWWLSWRLQVPTYWQLGAYVAVLTTADGRYRSHIPFTVRDGQPADLLLLLPDITWQAYNLYPEDGRTGASLYHAWDEKGALLGERDAATTVSFDRPYAGAGLPLHVGHAYDFIRWAERYGYDLAYADARDLHAGRVDATRYRGLVFPGHDEYWSVPMRRTVEAARDSGTSLVFLSANTLYWQVELSPSPAGPDSLLTCRKRQGPGRPALWRELGSPEQRLMGIQYAGRVPEPAPLVVRNADHWLWEATGAHEGDELPGLVAGEADRYFPRTSLPAHTRRILLSHSPYRDGEGARRHQETSLYRAPSGALVFSSGTFAWSPALDRPGHIDQRVQRATANLLDRICKRD, via the coding sequence GTGGCGACGGAACAGATCAGGCGCTGGGAATCGGGCGCCCTCGCCCACGCGGTCACGGACCCGTTCGGGCAGGGCCCGCTGCCCTGGCTGCGCGGCAGCGAGACCTACTTCGACTCCGGCCGGATCATCCCCTGGTACGTCGATCCCGCGATCGCCCACGGCGACCTGCGGCTGCCCGCGCCCCGCAAGCACAACGGCCCGCGCACCGCCGACGACGTCCACCGCCAGATCAAGGGCTTCGCCGTCCCCGGCGCGGTGGCCCCCGGCGAGGCCATCGACTTCCGGGTCTCGGTCGACCCGCCGCAGCCCTTCAGCATCGACGTCTACCGCATCGGCCACTACGCCGGCGCCGGCGCCGCCAAGATCACCACCAGCCCCCGCCTCGCCGGCATCGTCCAGCCCGCCCCGCTGCTCGTCGGCCGCACCGTCTCCTGCCACCACTGGTGGCTGTCCTGGCGCCTCCAGGTCCCCACGTACTGGCAACTCGGCGCCTACGTGGCCGTCCTGACCACCGCCGACGGCCGGTACCGCTCCCACATCCCCTTCACGGTCCGCGACGGCCAGCCCGCCGACCTCCTGCTGCTGCTCCCCGACATCACCTGGCAGGCGTACAACCTCTACCCCGAGGACGGCCGTACCGGCGCCAGCCTCTACCACGCCTGGGACGAGAAGGGCGCCCTCCTCGGCGAGCGGGACGCCGCCACCACCGTCTCCTTCGACCGCCCCTACGCCGGCGCCGGCCTCCCCCTCCACGTCGGCCACGCCTACGACTTCATCCGCTGGGCCGAGCGCTACGGCTACGACCTCGCCTACGCCGACGCCCGCGACCTGCACGCCGGCCGGGTGGACGCCACCCGCTACCGCGGCCTGGTCTTCCCCGGCCACGACGAGTACTGGTCGGTGCCCATGCGCCGCACGGTCGAGGCCGCCCGGGACAGCGGCACCTCCCTGGTCTTCCTCTCCGCCAACACCCTGTACTGGCAGGTGGAGCTCTCCCCGTCGCCGGCCGGCCCCGACTCCCTGCTCACCTGTCGCAAACGCCAGGGACCCGGCCGTCCGGCCCTCTGGCGCGAACTCGGCAGCCCCGAGCAGCGGCTGATGGGCATCCAGTACGCCGGCCGGGTCCCCGAGCCCGCCCCCCTGGTCGTGCGCAACGCCGACCACTGGCTCTGGGAGGCCACCGGCGCCCACGAGGGCGACGAGCTCCCCGGCCTGGTCGCCGGCGAGGCCGACCGCTACTTCCCGCGCACCAGCCTCCCCGCGCACACCCGCCGCATCCTGCTCTCCCACTCCCCGTACCGCGACGGCGAGGGCGCCCGCCGCCACCAGGAGACCTCCCTGTACCGCGCGCCCAGCGGCGCCCTGGTCTTCTCCTCCGGCACCTTCGCCTGGTCGCCCGCCCTGGACCGCCCCGGCCACATCGACCAACGCGTCCAGCGCGCCACGGCCAACCTCCTCGACCGGATCTGCAAACGCGACTGA
- a CDS encoding phosphoribosylaminoimidazolesuccinocarboxamide synthase, whose protein sequence is MSGFVEKPEPVQVPGLTHLHTGKVRDLYQNAAGDLVMVASDRMSAYDWVLPTEIPDKGRVLTQLSLWWFDQLSDLVPHHVLSTEVPEGAPADWAGRTLVCHSLAMVPVECVARGYLTGSGLAEYRESRTVCGLALPEGLTDGSELPAPIFTPATKAAVGDHDENVSYEEAARQVGADTAAQLRRLTLAVYGRARDIARERGLILADTKFEFGFHGERLTLADEVLTPDSSRFWPADQWQPGRPQPSFDKQFVRDWLTSPAADWDRTGELPPPPLPQEIVDRTRAKYLEAYERLTGRSWV, encoded by the coding sequence GTGTCCGGATTCGTAGAAAAGCCCGAGCCCGTGCAGGTCCCGGGGCTCACCCACCTGCACACCGGCAAGGTGCGCGACCTCTACCAGAACGCCGCCGGCGACCTGGTCATGGTCGCCAGCGACCGCATGTCCGCCTACGACTGGGTGCTCCCCACCGAGATCCCCGACAAGGGCCGGGTGCTGACCCAGCTGTCCCTGTGGTGGTTCGACCAGCTCTCCGACCTGGTCCCGCACCACGTCCTGTCCACCGAGGTCCCCGAGGGCGCCCCCGCCGACTGGGCCGGCCGCACCCTCGTCTGCCACTCCCTGGCCATGGTCCCGGTGGAGTGCGTCGCCCGCGGCTACCTCACCGGCTCCGGCCTCGCCGAGTACCGGGAGTCCCGCACGGTCTGCGGACTGGCGCTCCCCGAGGGCCTGACCGACGGCTCCGAACTCCCCGCCCCGATCTTCACCCCGGCCACCAAGGCCGCGGTCGGCGACCACGACGAGAACGTCTCCTACGAGGAGGCCGCCCGCCAGGTCGGCGCCGACACCGCCGCCCAGCTCCGCCGGCTGACCCTCGCGGTCTACGGCCGGGCCCGCGACATCGCCCGCGAGCGCGGCCTGATCCTCGCCGACACCAAGTTCGAGTTCGGCTTCCACGGGGAGCGGCTCACCCTGGCCGACGAGGTCCTCACCCCCGACTCCTCGCGCTTCTGGCCCGCCGACCAGTGGCAGCCGGGCCGCCCCCAGCCCTCCTTCGACAAGCAGTTCGTCCGCGACTGGCTGACCTCGCCCGCCGCCGACTGGGACCGCACCGGCGAGCTTCCCCCGCCGCCCCTCCCGCAGGAGATCGTCGACCGCACCCGCGCCAAGTACCTGGAGGCGTACGAACGCCTCACCGGCCGATCCTGGGTCTAG
- a CDS encoding histone-like nucleoid-structuring protein Lsr2 has protein sequence MAQRVVVTLSDDIDGGEAAETVIFGLDGKSYEIDLNPANAKKLRGALAPYVEAGRKRAKSGKTFHRTAVTPDPAAVRAWARSHQMDVPPRGRIPKKVYEAFNAANH, from the coding sequence GTGGCGCAGCGCGTAGTAGTAACGCTCTCCGATGACATCGACGGAGGAGAAGCCGCAGAGACGGTCATCTTCGGTTTGGACGGGAAGTCGTACGAGATCGACCTCAATCCCGCCAATGCGAAGAAACTGCGCGGCGCCCTCGCTCCGTACGTGGAGGCCGGCCGCAAGCGGGCGAAGTCCGGCAAGACCTTCCATCGGACCGCGGTGACCCCCGACCCGGCAGCGGTGCGCGCCTGGGCCCGCTCCCACCAGATGGACGTCCCGCCGCGCGGTCGCATCCCCAAGAAGGTCTACGAAGCCTTCAACGCGGCCAACCACTAA
- the purS gene encoding phosphoribosylformylglycinamidine synthase subunit PurS, with protein sequence MARVVVDVMLKPEILDPQGQAVQRALPRLGFEGIADVRQGKRFELEVEGPVDDAALARIHEMAETFLANTVIEDFTVRVDEAVRAES encoded by the coding sequence GTGGCACGCGTCGTAGTCGACGTCATGCTCAAGCCGGAGATCCTCGACCCGCAGGGGCAGGCGGTGCAGCGCGCACTGCCACGCCTGGGCTTCGAGGGGATCGCCGACGTCCGTCAGGGCAAGCGTTTCGAACTTGAGGTGGAGGGTCCGGTCGACGACGCCGCCCTCGCCCGTATCCATGAAATGGCCGAGACCTTCCTCGCCAACACCGTCATCGAGGACTTCACCGTCCGGGTCGACGAAGCCGTGCGGGCCGAGTCATGA
- a CDS encoding maleylpyruvate isomerase family mycothiol-dependent enzyme, with product MSPAARAPRARRYDPARTRAAVTAQCAHILRVVGALTPEQLALPTRLGDWTVRELVAHLSIAVGSAARALRLPAPAAAELTLQDWPSMTARFAAGAAESVRELAAGSDPVELLERAAEEYAATVPSERDDRVIACRPAAMLLGDHLVTRCLELVVHTDDLADALGQEIPFDRHALATTTRLLADALAAQAPGGSVEVRVPPFAVVQCVEGPRHTRGTPPNVVETDPLTWIRLATGRLAWAAAVDAATVSASGERADLGDLLPVMS from the coding sequence ATGTCTCCCGCTGCCCGCGCACCGCGTGCCCGCCGGTACGACCCGGCCAGGACCCGCGCCGCCGTCACCGCCCAGTGCGCCCACATCCTCCGGGTCGTCGGGGCCCTGACGCCCGAGCAGTTGGCGCTGCCGACCCGGCTCGGCGACTGGACGGTGCGGGAGCTGGTCGCGCATCTGTCCATAGCGGTCGGCAGCGCGGCCCGCGCCCTGCGGCTGCCGGCCCCGGCCGCGGCGGAGCTCACCCTCCAGGACTGGCCGTCCATGACCGCGCGGTTCGCCGCCGGCGCCGCCGAGTCCGTCCGCGAACTCGCGGCCGGGAGCGACCCGGTGGAGCTGCTGGAGCGCGCCGCCGAGGAGTACGCCGCGACGGTGCCGTCCGAGCGGGACGACCGGGTCATCGCCTGCCGGCCCGCCGCGATGCTGCTCGGCGACCATCTCGTCACCCGCTGCCTCGAACTCGTCGTGCACACCGACGACCTGGCCGACGCCCTCGGCCAGGAGATCCCCTTCGACCGGCACGCCCTGGCCACCACCACCCGGCTGCTGGCCGACGCGCTGGCCGCCCAGGCGCCCGGCGGATCGGTCGAGGTCAGGGTGCCGCCGTTCGCCGTGGTGCAGTGCGTCGAGGGCCCCCGGCACACCCGCGGCACCCCGCCCAACGTCGTCGAGACCGACCCGCTGACCTGGATACGGCTGGCCACCGGCCGGCTGGCCTGGGCCGCCGCGGTGGACGCGGCGACGGTCAGCGCCAGCGGCGAACGGGCCGATCTGGGCGACCTGCTGCCCGTCATGAGCTGA
- the purD gene encoding phosphoribosylamine--glycine ligase, with protein sequence MKVLVIGGGAREHALCRSLSLDPDVTALHCAPGNAGIGEVAELHGVDALDGRAVADLAVELAADLVVVGPEAPLVAGVADAVRERGIPVFGPSARAAELEGSKAFAKDVMAAAGVPTARSYVCTTPEEIDYALDAFGAPYVVKDDGLAAGKGVVVTEDVAAARAHALSCDRVVIEEFLDGPEVSLFAVTDGETVVPLQPAQDFKRAHDGDAGPNTGGMGAYSPLPWADPKLVDEVLQTVLQPTVDELRRRGTPFSGLLYAGLAITSRGIRVIEFNARFGDPETQVVLARLKTPLSGLLHAAATGTLAAVPPLRWRDGAAVTVVIASHNYPGTPRTGDPIEGLAEVAEQDAPDAYVLHAGTRRDASGAVLSAGGRVLSVTATGADLATARERAYRAVGRISLDGSHHRTDIAAKAAAGE encoded by the coding sequence GTGAAGGTCCTCGTCATCGGCGGCGGCGCCCGCGAACACGCCCTGTGCCGCTCTCTGTCCCTCGACCCCGACGTCACCGCGCTGCACTGCGCCCCCGGCAACGCCGGCATCGGCGAGGTGGCCGAACTGCACGGGGTCGACGCCCTCGACGGCCGGGCGGTGGCCGACCTCGCCGTCGAGCTGGCGGCCGACCTCGTCGTCGTCGGCCCCGAGGCCCCGCTGGTGGCGGGCGTCGCGGACGCGGTGCGCGAGCGCGGCATCCCGGTCTTCGGCCCCTCGGCGCGGGCCGCCGAGCTGGAGGGCTCCAAGGCGTTCGCCAAGGACGTGATGGCCGCCGCGGGCGTGCCGACCGCCCGCAGCTACGTCTGCACCACCCCGGAGGAGATCGACTACGCCCTGGACGCCTTCGGTGCCCCGTACGTCGTCAAGGACGACGGCCTGGCGGCCGGCAAGGGCGTCGTCGTCACCGAGGACGTCGCGGCCGCCCGCGCCCATGCGCTCAGCTGCGACCGCGTCGTGATCGAGGAGTTCCTCGACGGGCCGGAGGTCTCGCTCTTCGCCGTCACCGACGGCGAGACCGTCGTCCCGCTCCAGCCCGCCCAGGACTTCAAACGCGCCCACGACGGCGACGCCGGCCCCAACACCGGTGGCATGGGTGCCTACAGCCCGTTGCCCTGGGCCGACCCCAAGCTGGTCGACGAGGTGCTGCAGACCGTCCTGCAGCCCACCGTCGACGAGCTGCGGCGCCGCGGCACCCCCTTCTCGGGGCTGCTCTACGCGGGCCTGGCGATCACCTCCCGCGGGATCCGCGTGATCGAGTTCAACGCGCGCTTCGGCGACCCGGAGACCCAGGTCGTGCTGGCCCGTCTGAAGACCCCGCTGTCCGGCCTGCTGCACGCCGCCGCCACCGGCACCCTCGCCGCCGTCCCGCCGCTGCGCTGGCGCGACGGCGCCGCGGTCACCGTCGTCATCGCCTCCCACAACTACCCGGGCACCCCGCGCACCGGCGACCCGATCGAGGGCCTGGCGGAGGTCGCGGAGCAGGACGCCCCCGACGCCTACGTGCTGCACGCCGGGACCCGGCGCGACGCGTCCGGCGCGGTGCTCAGCGCGGGCGGCCGGGTGCTGTCCGTCACGGCCACCGGCGCCGACCTGGCCACCGCCCGGGAGCGCGCCTACCGCGCGGTCGGCCGGATCTCCCTGGACGGTTCGCACCACCGCACCGACATCGCCGCGAAGGCGGCGGCGGGGGAGTAG
- a CDS encoding LysR substrate-binding domain-containing protein → MDLRRLSSFLAVVEEQHFGRAAARLFLSPAAVTQHVQQLEREFGTRLLDRGRGPVVPTVAGQRLVSHARTLLAAANAAAADVAEAVRGRPSPGHGLRVGVMGHGSAEVTPAAVNAFRRARPDVPVSLVQLNFTEHCSALREDRVDVAFVRPLVRAEGIEVDVLTTEQRIVAVSTQSPLADAAREGVRTADIIDLPFLRLPARTPRPFVDYLYFREGERRAPDYALNPHDVLTSVAAGRGAGSGLKSFARYYLWPGTVFVPVLDAPRAQSVLATRAGDPHPEVRIFRALTVALARELGEYAAR, encoded by the coding sequence ATGGATCTGCGCCGGCTGTCTTCCTTCCTGGCGGTGGTCGAGGAGCAGCACTTCGGGCGGGCCGCGGCCCGATTGTTCCTGTCGCCGGCCGCCGTCACCCAGCATGTGCAGCAACTGGAGCGGGAGTTCGGGACGCGGCTGCTGGACCGCGGCCGGGGCCCGGTGGTGCCGACCGTCGCCGGACAGCGCCTGGTGTCGCACGCCCGGACGCTGCTGGCCGCCGCGAACGCCGCGGCGGCGGACGTGGCCGAGGCCGTCCGGGGCCGGCCGTCGCCGGGGCACGGGCTGCGGGTCGGGGTGATGGGCCACGGGTCGGCGGAGGTGACCCCGGCCGCGGTGAACGCCTTCCGCCGGGCCCGGCCGGACGTGCCGGTGTCGCTGGTGCAGCTGAACTTCACCGAGCACTGCAGCGCGCTGCGCGAGGACCGGGTGGACGTGGCGTTCGTCCGGCCCCTGGTGCGGGCCGAGGGCATCGAGGTGGACGTCCTGACGACCGAGCAGCGGATCGTGGCGGTCTCCACGCAGTCGCCGCTGGCGGACGCGGCGCGGGAGGGGGTGCGGACCGCGGACATCATCGACCTGCCGTTCCTGCGACTGCCGGCACGCACCCCGCGGCCGTTCGTCGACTACCTCTACTTCCGGGAGGGGGAGCGGCGGGCGCCGGACTACGCGCTGAACCCGCACGACGTGCTGACGAGCGTGGCGGCGGGGCGCGGGGCGGGCTCCGGGTTGAAGTCCTTCGCCCGGTACTACCTCTGGCCGGGGACGGTGTTCGTGCCGGTGCTGGACGCGCCGCGCGCGCAGAGCGTGCTGGCGACGCGGGCCGGGGACCCCCATCCGGAGGTGCGGATCTTCCGGGCGCTGACGGTGGCGCTGGCACGGGAGTTGGGGGAGTACGCGGCGCGGTAG
- a CDS encoding MFS transporter, which translates to MSVSHTSTARVGEPVATAAPAPRHWLRAGWLMTASGWSANQYSSLLGAYRAHLGLTAATTTALFAVYVLGLIPALLVGGPLADRHGRRRVARTALGLSALATCLLMAGPAVPALLWPGRFLTGVGAGTLLTAGSVWIKELSTPPHGTAPSPGAAARRSGLFLSAGFATGGLAASLIAQWAPLPMVLAYVPHLVLSAAAALSAARTPETAPPRGPHTAVAEPAAPAHRAAFRRLVVPVAPWVFAGPSIAFAVLPALVDGRLHGWGTVYAGIVTAVTPGAGLLVAPLARRLSARHRLATAATGLLVTAVGLLVGALAVAHAQPVVALFAAALLGAGYGLCVAYGLTEVAALASPHHLARLTARFWALCYLGFLAPYGVTLLTGAFAPSTILTGVAALALLALAVLLRPGARSSA; encoded by the coding sequence ATGTCCGTGTCACACACCTCGACGGCCCGGGTCGGCGAACCGGTCGCCACCGCGGCCCCCGCCCCCCGCCACTGGCTGCGCGCCGGCTGGCTGATGACCGCCTCCGGGTGGAGCGCCAACCAGTACTCCTCCCTGCTCGGCGCCTACCGCGCCCACCTCGGTCTGACCGCCGCCACCACCACCGCCCTCTTCGCCGTCTACGTCCTCGGCCTGATCCCCGCCCTCCTGGTGGGCGGCCCGCTCGCCGACCGCCACGGCCGCCGGCGGGTCGCCCGCACCGCCCTGGGCCTCTCGGCCCTGGCGACCTGCCTGCTGATGGCCGGCCCGGCCGTCCCCGCGCTGCTGTGGCCCGGCCGCTTCCTCACCGGCGTCGGCGCGGGCACCCTGCTCACCGCCGGCAGCGTCTGGATCAAGGAACTCTCCACCCCGCCGCACGGCACGGCCCCCAGCCCCGGCGCCGCGGCCCGCCGCTCCGGCCTCTTCCTCTCCGCGGGCTTCGCCACGGGCGGCCTGGCCGCCTCCCTGATCGCCCAGTGGGCCCCGCTCCCGATGGTCCTGGCCTACGTCCCGCACCTGGTGCTGTCCGCCGCCGCGGCACTGAGCGCCGCCCGCACCCCCGAGACCGCCCCGCCCCGGGGCCCGCACACCGCGGTCGCCGAGCCCGCCGCCCCCGCCCACCGCGCCGCCTTCCGCCGCCTGGTCGTCCCGGTGGCCCCCTGGGTCTTCGCCGGCCCCTCCATAGCCTTCGCCGTCCTCCCCGCCCTCGTCGACGGCCGCCTGCACGGCTGGGGGACCGTCTACGCCGGGATCGTCACCGCCGTCACCCCCGGCGCCGGCCTCCTCGTCGCCCCGCTCGCCCGCCGGCTGAGCGCCCGGCACCGGCTCGCCACCGCCGCCACCGGCCTGCTCGTCACCGCCGTCGGCCTGCTGGTCGGCGCCCTGGCGGTGGCCCACGCGCAGCCGGTGGTGGCCCTGTTCGCCGCCGCCCTGCTCGGCGCCGGCTACGGCCTGTGCGTGGCCTACGGCCTGACCGAGGTCGCCGCCCTGGCGTCCCCGCACCACCTGGCCCGCCTCACCGCGCGCTTCTGGGCCCTGTGCTACCTGGGCTTCCTCGCCCCGTACGGGGTGACCCTGCTCACCGGCGCGTTCGCCCCCTCGACGATCCTCACCGGCGTCGCCGCCCTGGCCCTGCTCGCCCTCGCCGTGCTCCTCCGCCCCGGAGCCCGGTCCTCCGCTTGA
- the purL gene encoding phosphoribosylformylglycinamidine synthase subunit PurL: MSLDTVKHAAETPEADQPWAELGLKEDEYARIREILGRRPTGAELAMYSVMWSEHCSYKSSKVHLKQFGEKAPENDALLVGIGENAGVVDVGQGYAVTFKVESHNHPSYIEPYQGAATGVGGIVRDILAMGARPVAVMDPLRFGAADHPDTKRVLPGVVAGIGGYGNCLGLPNIGGEVVFDPCYQGNPLVNALCVGVMKHEDIHLAKASGAGNKVILYGARTGGDGIGGVSVLASETFDTAGDSASGTGKPTKRPAVQVGDPFQEKLLIECTLEIFREKLVAGIQDLGGAGLSCATSELASAGSGGMRVELDTVPLRDSSLSPEEILMSESQERMCAIVEPDKVDRFLEICEKWDVIATVIGEVTDGSRLEIFWHGEQIVDVPPRSVAHEGPTYHRPYARPEWQDALQADDAAELPRPADAAELRAQVLQLVGSPNQASKAWITDQYDRFVQGNTVLAQPEDSGMIRIDEETNLGVAVATDGNGRYAKLDPYAGAQLALAEAYRNVAASGARPLAISDCLNFGSPEDPAVMWQFAEATRGLADGCQVLGTPVTGGNVSLYNQTGDVAIHPTPVVAVLGVIDDVTRRTPVGFSEEGQLLYLLGDTREELGGSAWSQVVHEHLGGLPPKVDLERERLLAEILISASRDGMIDAAHDLSDGGLVQALVESCLRGGKGARVVVPDAADPFVFLFSESAGRAIVSVPRSEELRFTDMCGARGLPATRIGVVDGDELALQEQFSIPLAELRAAHEATIPGLIA; this comes from the coding sequence ATGAGCCTCGACACCGTCAAGCACGCAGCCGAGACCCCGGAAGCCGACCAGCCCTGGGCCGAACTCGGCCTCAAGGAGGACGAGTACGCGCGGATCCGGGAGATCCTCGGCCGGCGTCCGACCGGCGCCGAGCTGGCCATGTACTCGGTGATGTGGTCCGAGCACTGCTCCTACAAGAGCAGCAAGGTCCACCTGAAGCAGTTCGGCGAGAAGGCCCCCGAGAACGACGCGCTGCTCGTCGGCATCGGCGAGAACGCCGGCGTCGTGGACGTCGGCCAGGGCTATGCGGTCACCTTCAAGGTCGAGTCGCACAACCACCCCTCGTACATCGAGCCCTACCAGGGCGCGGCCACCGGCGTCGGCGGCATCGTCCGCGACATCCTGGCGATGGGCGCCCGCCCGGTCGCCGTGATGGATCCGCTGCGGTTCGGCGCCGCCGACCACCCCGACACCAAGCGCGTCCTGCCGGGCGTGGTCGCGGGCATCGGCGGCTACGGCAACTGCCTGGGCCTGCCCAACATCGGCGGCGAGGTCGTCTTCGACCCCTGCTACCAGGGCAACCCGCTGGTCAACGCGCTCTGCGTGGGCGTGATGAAGCACGAGGACATCCACCTGGCGAAGGCGTCCGGTGCCGGCAACAAGGTCATCCTCTACGGCGCCCGGACCGGCGGCGACGGCATCGGCGGCGTCTCGGTGCTGGCCTCCGAGACCTTCGACACTGCGGGCGACAGTGCCTCCGGCACGGGCAAGCCCACCAAGCGGCCCGCCGTCCAGGTCGGCGACCCGTTCCAGGAGAAGCTCCTCATCGAGTGCACCCTGGAGATCTTCCGGGAGAAGCTGGTCGCCGGCATCCAGGACCTCGGCGGCGCCGGGCTGTCCTGCGCCACCAGCGAGCTGGCCAGCGCCGGCTCCGGCGGCATGCGGGTCGAGCTGGACACCGTTCCGCTGCGCGACTCCTCGCTCTCGCCCGAGGAGATCCTCATGAGCGAGTCGCAGGAGCGGATGTGCGCGATCGTCGAGCCGGACAAGGTCGACCGCTTCCTGGAGATCTGCGAGAAGTGGGACGTCATCGCCACCGTCATCGGTGAGGTGACGGACGGCTCGCGGCTGGAGATCTTCTGGCACGGCGAGCAGATCGTGGACGTCCCGCCGCGCTCGGTCGCCCACGAGGGCCCGACCTACCACCGGCCGTACGCCCGCCCGGAGTGGCAGGACGCCCTCCAGGCCGACGACGCCGCCGAGCTGCCGCGCCCGGCGGACGCCGCGGAACTCCGCGCCCAGGTGCTCCAGTTGGTCGGCTCGCCCAACCAGGCGTCCAAGGCGTGGATCACCGACCAGTACGACCGCTTCGTCCAGGGCAACACCGTGCTGGCGCAGCCCGAGGACTCGGGCATGATCCGGATCGACGAGGAGACCAACCTCGGCGTCGCGGTCGCCACCGACGGCAACGGCCGGTACGCCAAGCTCGACCCGTACGCCGGCGCGCAGCTGGCGCTGGCCGAGGCGTACCGCAATGTCGCCGCCTCCGGCGCCCGGCCGCTGGCGATCTCCGACTGCCTGAACTTCGGTTCGCCCGAGGACCCGGCGGTGATGTGGCAGTTCGCCGAGGCCACCCGCGGTCTCGCGGACGGCTGCCAGGTGCTGGGCACGCCGGTCACCGGCGGCAACGTCTCGCTGTACAACCAGACCGGTGACGTGGCGATCCACCCGACCCCGGTGGTCGCGGTGCTCGGTGTCATCGACGACGTCACCCGCCGCACGCCGGTCGGCTTCTCGGAGGAGGGCCAGCTGCTCTACCTCCTCGGCGACACCCGCGAGGAGCTGGGCGGTTCGGCCTGGTCGCAGGTGGTGCACGAGCACCTCGGCGGGCTGCCGCCGAAGGTCGATCTGGAGCGTGAGCGGCTGCTCGCCGAGATCCTCATCTCGGCTTCCCGCGACGGCATGATCGACGCGGCGCATGACCTCTCCGACGGCGGCCTGGTCCAGGCGCTGGTGGAGTCGTGCCTGCGCGGCGGCAAGGGCGCCCGGGTGGTCGTCCCCGACGCGGCGGACCCGTTCGTCTTCCTCTTCTCCGAGTCGGCGGGCCGGGCGATCGTCTCGGTGCCGCGCAGCGAGGAGCTCCGCTTCACCGACATGTGCGGTGCGCGGGGGCTGCCGGCCACCCGGATCGGTGTCGTCGACGGCGACGAGCTCGCCCTCCAGGAGCAGTTCAGCATCCCGCTGGCCGAGCTGCGGGCGGCCCATGAGGCGACCATCCCGGGGCTGATCGCCTAG